A portion of the Calothrix sp. 336/3 genome contains these proteins:
- a CDS encoding magnesium chelatase subunit H has product MFTHVKSTIRHISPDDLRGRHLIKVVYVVLESQYQSALSQAVRTINENHPNLAIEISGYLIEELRSPDNYQEFERDIAEANIFIASLIFIEDLAQKVVAAVEPYRDRLDVAVVFPSMPEVMRLNKMGSFSLAQLGQSKSVIAQFMKKRKEKSGAGFQDGMLKLLRTLPQVLKFLPMEKAQDARNFMLSFQYWLGGSAENLENFLLMLADKYVLKGEEKQNFSSVAYQAPVVYPDMGIWHPLATTMFEDVREYLNWHSSRKDISQDLKDPLAPCVGLVLQRSHLVTGDDAHYVAMVQELESMGAKVIAVFAGGLDFSKPVDAYFYEPTTNTSLVDAVISLTGFALVGGPARQDHPKAIESLKRLNRPYMVALPLVFQTTEEWQDSDLGLHPIQVALQIAIPELDGAIEPIIMSGKDGATGKAIALQDRIEAVAQRAMKWASLRRKPKLNKKVAITVFSFPPDKGNVGTAAYLDVFGSIFEAMKALRDNGYDVQELPESSQELMEAVIHDAQAQYSSPELNVAYRMSVPEYEELTPYSKRLEENWGAPPGHLNSDGQNLLIYGKHFGNVFIGVQPTFGYEGDPMRLLFSRSASPHHGFAAYYTYLEKVWGADAVLHFGTHGSLEFMPGKQMGMSGECYPDNLIGTIPNLYYYAANNPSEATIAKRRSYAEIISYLTPPAENAGLYKGLKELSELIASYQTLKDSGRGIPIVNTIMDKCRMVNLDKDINLPETDAKDMSPEERDNIVGSVYRKLMEIESRLLPCGLHVIGKPPTAEEAIATLVNIASLDRQEEEIIGLPRIIAASIGRELDEIYQNSDKGILSDVQLLQDITMATRAAVSALVKEQTDAEGRVSLVSKLNFFNMGRKEPWVESLHQSGYSKVDVNQLKPLFEYLEFCLEQVCADKELAGLLQGLEGEYILPGPGGDPIRNPDVLPTGKNIHALDPQAIPTQAAVQSAKIVVDRLLARNMSENDGKYPETIACVLWGTDNIKTYGESLAQIMWMVGVRPVPDALGRVNKLELIPLSELGRPRIDVVINCSGVFRDLFINQMNLLDQAVKMAAEADEPVEMNFVRKHAMQQAEELGINLRQAATRVFSNASGSYSSNINLAVENSTWESESELQEMYLTRKSFAFSADNPGMMEHSRQIFETTLKTADVTFQNLDSSEISLTDVSHYYDSDPTKLVASLRGDGKMPASYMADTTTANAQVRTLSETVRLDSRTKLLNPRWYEGMLSHGYEGVRELSKRLVNTVGWSATSGAVDNWIYEDANETFMKDEEMQKRLLNLNPHSFRKMVTTLLEANGRGYWETSEENLDKLRELYQEVEDRIEGIE; this is encoded by the coding sequence ATGTTCACTCACGTCAAGTCCACCATTCGACACATTTCGCCAGATGACCTGCGCGGGCGGCACTTGATTAAGGTGGTCTATGTCGTGCTAGAGTCCCAGTATCAGAGCGCATTGTCGCAAGCTGTCAGGACTATTAACGAAAACCATCCTAATCTGGCGATCGAGATTAGCGGTTATTTAATTGAAGAGTTGCGTTCCCCCGATAACTATCAAGAGTTTGAGCGGGATATTGCAGAAGCTAATATTTTTATCGCTTCATTAATTTTTATTGAAGACTTGGCTCAGAAGGTAGTTGCGGCGGTTGAACCCTACCGCGATCGCCTAGATGTAGCAGTAGTCTTTCCCTCCATGCCAGAGGTGATGCGACTCAATAAAATGGGTAGCTTTTCCTTGGCACAATTAGGGCAATCCAAGAGCGTCATCGCCCAATTTATGAAGAAGCGCAAGGAAAAATCCGGCGCTGGTTTCCAAGATGGGATGTTGAAGCTGTTGCGGACATTACCCCAGGTGCTGAAATTCCTGCCCATGGAAAAAGCCCAGGATGCCCGTAATTTTATGTTGAGCTTCCAGTACTGGTTAGGTGGTTCGGCAGAAAACCTGGAAAATTTTCTGTTGATGCTAGCAGATAAGTACGTATTAAAAGGCGAAGAAAAACAGAATTTTTCCTCAGTTGCCTATCAAGCACCTGTAGTTTACCCCGATATGGGTATCTGGCATCCCCTCGCCACAACAATGTTTGAGGATGTGCGGGAATACCTGAATTGGCACAGTAGCCGCAAAGATATTTCACAAGATTTAAAAGACCCCTTAGCACCTTGTGTGGGCTTAGTATTACAGCGTAGTCACCTAGTAACTGGTGATGATGCTCACTATGTTGCCATGGTTCAGGAATTGGAATCCATGGGAGCCAAGGTAATAGCCGTGTTTGCTGGCGGTTTGGATTTTTCCAAGCCAGTGGATGCTTATTTTTATGAACCGACGACCAATACTTCCCTGGTGGATGCGGTGATTTCTCTGACTGGTTTTGCTCTTGTGGGGGGACCAGCTAGACAAGACCATCCGAAGGCGATTGAATCATTAAAGCGGTTGAATCGTCCCTACATGGTGGCATTACCCCTTGTCTTCCAAACTACTGAGGAATGGCAAGACAGTGATTTAGGTTTACACCCCATCCAAGTCGCCCTGCAAATAGCGATTCCCGAATTAGATGGGGCAATTGAACCAATTATTATGTCCGGGAAAGATGGTGCTACTGGTAAGGCGATCGCCCTCCAAGATCGGATTGAAGCAGTTGCTCAACGGGCAATGAAATGGGCAAGTCTGCGACGTAAACCCAAATTAAATAAAAAAGTTGCCATTACTGTTTTCAGTTTCCCCCCGGATAAAGGGAATGTGGGAACTGCCGCTTATTTGGATGTTTTTGGCTCCATCTTTGAGGCAATGAAAGCCCTGCGAGATAATGGCTATGATGTGCAAGAATTGCCAGAATCATCCCAGGAATTGATGGAAGCTGTCATCCATGATGCCCAAGCACAGTACAGCAGTCCAGAATTAAATGTTGCCTACCGCATGTCCGTACCGGAATATGAGGAACTCACACCCTATTCCAAACGCCTAGAAGAGAATTGGGGCGCACCTCCAGGACATTTAAATAGTGATGGACAAAACTTATTAATCTACGGCAAACACTTCGGTAACGTCTTTATTGGTGTACAACCCACCTTTGGTTATGAAGGCGATCCGATGCGGTTATTATTCTCCCGTTCCGCCAGTCCTCACCATGGTTTTGCTGCTTACTACACCTACCTAGAGAAGGTTTGGGGTGCGGATGCGGTTCTCCACTTCGGAACCCACGGTTCCCTAGAATTCATGCCTGGGAAGCAAATGGGAATGTCTGGGGAATGTTATCCAGATAACCTCATTGGTACCATTCCCAATCTGTATTATTACGCAGCTAATAACCCCAGCGAAGCAACCATCGCCAAGCGTCGCAGTTACGCTGAAATTATTTCTTACCTGACACCACCTGCGGAAAATGCTGGTTTATACAAGGGTTTGAAAGAACTCAGCGAATTGATTGCTTCTTACCAAACCCTGAAAGATTCCGGTCGTGGTATCCCTATCGTGAATACCATCATGGATAAATGCCGGATGGTGAACCTGGATAAAGATATTAATTTGCCAGAAACCGATGCCAAGGATATGTCCCCAGAAGAACGGGATAACATCGTAGGTAGTGTGTACCGCAAATTGATGGAAATCGAGTCTCGCTTACTCCCCTGCGGATTACACGTAATTGGCAAACCACCGACTGCGGAAGAGGCGATCGCCACCCTGGTAAATATTGCCAGCTTAGATCGTCAGGAAGAAGAAATTATTGGACTCCCCCGAATTATTGCTGCAAGTATAGGACGGGAATTAGACGAGATTTACCAAAATAGTGACAAGGGTATTTTGTCAGATGTGCAGCTACTGCAAGACATCACCATGGCAACCCGTGCGGCTGTTTCTGCCCTCGTGAAAGAACAAACCGATGCCGAAGGAAGAGTTTCCCTCGTTTCCAAGCTCAACTTCTTTAATATGGGCAGAAAGGAACCCTGGGTCGAATCCTTGCACCAATCCGGCTACAGTAAGGTTGATGTCAATCAACTCAAACCATTATTTGAGTACCTGGAATTCTGTTTAGAACAGGTTTGTGCAGACAAGGAACTAGCCGGTTTACTCCAGGGTTTAGAAGGAGAATACATCCTTCCCGGTCCCGGTGGCGATCCCATCCGTAACCCCGATGTGTTACCCACAGGTAAAAATATTCACGCCCTCGACCCCCAGGCAATCCCTACCCAAGCAGCTGTACAATCAGCAAAAATCGTTGTTGACCGTCTGTTAGCACGGAATATGTCGGAAAACGACGGCAAGTACCCTGAAACTATCGCTTGTGTATTATGGGGTACAGACAATATTAAAACCTACGGGGAATCACTGGCACAAATCATGTGGATGGTTGGTGTCAGACCAGTTCCCGATGCTCTGGGGCGTGTAAACAAGTTAGAATTGATACCACTTTCAGAGTTGGGTAGACCACGGATTGACGTAGTGATTAACTGTTCCGGTGTCTTCCGTGATTTGTTTATCAACCAAATGAATCTCCTCGATCAAGCGGTGAAAATGGCTGCGGAAGCTGATGAACCCGTGGAGATGAACTTTGTACGCAAGCACGCAATGCAGCAAGCAGAGGAACTAGGAATTAACCTCAGACAAGCTGCTACAAGGGTATTTTCCAATGCTTCCGGTTCCTACTCCAGTAATATTAACTTGGCAGTAGAAAATAGTACTTGGGAAAGTGAGTCAGAGTTACAGGAAATGTATCTCACCCGCAAATCCTTTGCCTTCAGTGCTGATAATCCAGGGATGATGGAGCATTCTCGCCAGATTTTCGAGACAACTTTGAAAACTGCTGACGTGACATTCCAAAACCTGGATTCTTCGGAAATTTCTCTCACTGATGTTTCTCACTACTACGACTCCGATCCCACAAAATTGGTTGCAAGTCTACGTGGTGATGGTAAAATGCCCGCATCCTACATGGCAGATACCACTACAGCCAATGCTCAGGTACGGACACTTTCAGAAACCGTGCGTTTGGATTCCCGTACTAAGTTGCTGAATCCCCGATGGTATGAAGGAATGTTGAGTCATGGTTACGAAGGTGTCAGAGAGCTTTCTAAACGTCTGGTAAACACAGTCGGTTGGAGTGCAACATCCGGTGCAGTGGATAACTGGATTTATGAAGATGCGAACGAAACCTTCATGAAAGATGAGGAGATGCAAAAGCGTCTGTTGAACCTCAATCCCCATTCCTTCCGCAAGATGGTGACAACTCTGTTAGAAGCAAACGGTAGAGGATACTGGGAAACTTCTGAGGAGAATCTCGATAAACTGCGGGAACTGTATCAGGAAGTGGAAGATAGAATTGAGGGCATAGAATAA
- a CDS encoding AtzE family amidohydrolase — MEPEKLINSDAISIAKNIREGKISAVKVTQETLENIATRDRELNCFTNVTMETALLGAAKIDQQISQGQNPGLLAGVPFAVKNLFDIAGLRTLAGSKINADNLPARKNATAIAKLEQSGAILVGALNMDEYAYGFVTENYHYGTTRNPHDITCIAGGSSGGSAAAVAGGLVPISLGSDTNGSVRVPAALCGVYGFKPTYGRLSRAGVALLSSSLDHVGTFARSVEDIALMFDVLQGYDENDPVSSQIEPELCFPQIHRGMDGLRVAIALADCKSIALADCKSIALADCKSNDDNYFAQKLQPEALAAVTKVAQALNVNQYIKIPEVHRARAAAFVITATEGANLHLEKIRQRPQDFDPETRDRFIAGALIPSSWYLQAQRFRRWYRDRVREIFTQVDVILAPTTPIAAPLIGQKTMILDGEEISIRPYLGQFTQPFSFIGLPVLSVPVQLKNSLPLGVQLIAAPFNEVAILRVAAVLQKMGVVSVGRG; from the coding sequence ATGGAACCAGAAAAATTAATCAATAGTGATGCAATATCCATTGCCAAAAATATTCGTGAAGGCAAAATTAGTGCAGTTAAAGTTACCCAAGAAACCCTCGAAAATATTGCTACCAGGGACAGAGAATTAAACTGTTTTACTAATGTCACAATGGAGACAGCACTCCTAGGGGCAGCCAAAATTGATCAGCAAATATCCCAAGGGCAAAATCCTGGTTTGCTAGCAGGTGTTCCCTTTGCGGTGAAAAATTTATTTGATATTGCGGGTTTACGAACCCTGGCAGGTTCTAAGATTAACGCTGATAACCTTCCAGCCAGAAAGAATGCCACAGCGATCGCCAAGCTTGAGCAATCAGGGGCAATCCTTGTTGGTGCATTGAACATGGATGAGTATGCCTACGGATTTGTCACAGAAAATTATCACTACGGTACTACACGTAATCCCCACGATATTACTTGTATCGCCGGCGGTTCTTCTGGTGGTTCTGCGGCTGCGGTTGCAGGTGGCTTAGTTCCGATTTCCCTGGGCTCTGATACAAATGGTTCTGTTCGCGTACCGGCGGCTTTATGTGGCGTGTATGGTTTTAAACCTACCTATGGAAGGTTGTCAAGGGCTGGTGTAGCTTTGCTTTCCAGTAGTTTAGACCATGTGGGAACCTTTGCTCGCTCCGTAGAAGATATCGCTTTAATGTTTGATGTTTTGCAAGGATATGATGAAAATGACCCTGTTTCCAGTCAGATAGAACCAGAGTTATGTTTTCCACAGATACATCGGGGTATGGATGGGTTAAGGGTGGCGATCGCTCTAGCGGACTGTAAGTCTATCGCTTTAGCGGACTGTAAGTCTATCGCGCTAGCGGACTGTAAGTCTAATGACGATAATTATTTTGCCCAGAAACTACAACCAGAAGCTTTAGCAGCAGTTACCAAAGTTGCCCAGGCATTAAACGTAAATCAGTATATAAAAATACCAGAGGTTCATCGCGCCCGTGCTGCGGCATTTGTGATTACAGCGACAGAAGGTGCTAATTTACACTTAGAAAAAATTCGCCAACGTCCCCAAGATTTCGACCCAGAAACGAGAGATAGATTTATTGCAGGTGCTTTAATCCCCAGTAGCTGGTATCTACAAGCACAAAGATTTAGAAGATGGTATCGAGATAGAGTACGGGAGATATTTACTCAAGTAGATGTAATTTTAGCACCCACAACCCCTATCGCCGCACCTTTGATAGGACAAAAAACGATGATTTTAGATGGAGAGGAAATTTCTATACGCCCTTATTTGGGACAATTTACTCAACCATTTTCTTTTATTGGTTTGCCTGTTTTGTCTGTACCTGTGCAGCTAAAAAATTCTTTACCTCTAGGTGTACAGTTAATTGCTGCACCTTTCAATGAGGTAGCGATTTTGAGAGTTGCAGCAGTTTTGCAAAAAATGGGTGTGGTATCAGTGGGGAGAGGCTAA
- a CDS encoding HEAT repeat domain-containing protein — protein MTNQTNYQPPVNQLLALDNSSIQAKTWYNYPEMFGLGKEDIPELIRMAVDRDLDSIDSHIHPWRSLAQLGAESAVIPLMELFHEWEDNDLVSEEMPKVYGMIGRVAISPLQTYLADVSHKLFPRVTAINSLVEIAKQHPDTHPECIAVLTQQLTEFTSNLPELNSFLVASLLELTAIDAASIIKTAFHHQAVAEDITGTWEEVAQGLGVDDAQVNLFVIPTPNDNLETNAVLVAEIPNEEQQATIIEETNISLEISTPQAEIIEDTPELPVTESEEITETCSPEIPNPQAEIIEDTSELTVTESEETTEISSPETSTPQAEIIEDTSELTVTESEEITETYSPEIPTPQAEIIEDTSELTVTESEGTTENSSPETSTPQVETIEDTSELTVTEEITEIYSPETSTSQAEIIEDTSELTVTESEAITETSSPEIPTPQAEIIEDTPELTVTESEETTETSSPEIPTPQAETIEDNSELTVTESEETSGNTAITNSTEKTSNIPKINEVLTDNIILPKDTEISSIENSSQSEIPETQLNNKGFGRITSSTAKSKTSKKKKR, from the coding sequence ATGACGAATCAAACGAACTATCAACCTCCTGTAAATCAACTACTTGCCTTAGATAATTCCTCCATTCAGGCAAAAACCTGGTACAACTATCCAGAAATGTTCGGTTTGGGTAAGGAAGATATTCCTGAATTAATCAGGATGGCAGTAGATAGGGATTTAGATAGTATAGATTCTCACATACATCCATGGCGATCGCTGGCGCAATTAGGTGCAGAAAGTGCTGTAATTCCTTTGATGGAGTTATTCCACGAATGGGAAGATAATGATTTGGTAAGTGAAGAAATGCCCAAGGTTTACGGGATGATTGGAAGAGTTGCGATTTCTCCCTTACAAACCTACCTTGCAGACGTTTCCCATAAACTTTTTCCCCGTGTCACAGCTATCAATAGCTTAGTAGAAATTGCCAAGCAACACCCAGACACCCACCCAGAATGTATTGCTGTACTCACACAACAGCTAACAGAGTTTACAAGCAATCTACCTGAACTCAACAGCTTTTTAGTCGCTTCTTTACTAGAATTAACAGCTATTGATGCTGCATCGATTATTAAAACTGCTTTCCATCATCAAGCAGTCGCTGAAGATATTACTGGTACTTGGGAAGAAGTTGCTCAAGGGTTAGGTGTGGATGATGCACAAGTAAATTTATTTGTTATACCAACTCCAAATGATAATCTCGAAACTAATGCAGTTTTAGTTGCAGAGATTCCCAATGAAGAGCAGCAAGCAACTATTATTGAAGAAACGAATATTTCTCTCGAAATCTCCACTCCTCAAGCAGAAATTATCGAAGATACTCCAGAATTACCTGTCACTGAATCAGAGGAAATTACAGAAACTTGTTCTCCCGAAATACCCAATCCCCAAGCAGAGATTATCGAAGATACTTCAGAATTAACTGTTACTGAATCAGAAGAAACTACGGAAATTTCTTCTCCTGAAACCTCTACTCCTCAAGCAGAGATTATCGAAGATACTTCAGAATTAACTGTTACTGAATCAGAGGAAATTACGGAAACTTATTCCCCTGAAATACCCACTCCTCAAGCAGAGATTATCGAAGATACTTCAGAATTAACTGTTACTGAATCAGAGGGAACTACAGAAAATTCTTCCCCTGAAACCTCTACTCCTCAAGTAGAAACCATCGAAGATACTTCAGAATTAACTGTCACTGAAGAAATTACAGAAATTTATTCCCCTGAAACCTCTACTTCTCAAGCAGAGATTATCGAAGATACTTCAGAATTAACTGTTACTGAATCAGAGGCAATTACAGAAACTTCTTCTCCTGAAATACCCACTCCTCAAGCAGAAATTATCGAAGATACTCCAGAATTAACTGTTACTGAATCAGAGGAAACTACAGAAACTTCTTCCCCTGAAATACCCACTCCCCAAGCAGAAACCATCGAAGATAATTCAGAATTAACTGTCACTGAGTCAGAGGAAACATCAGGAAATACTGCTATTACAAATAGCACAGAAAAAACTAGTAATATTCCCAAAATTAATGAAGTACTCACAGATAATATCATCTTACCGAAAGATACAGAAATATCATCAATAGAGAATAGTAGTCAATCAGAAATACCAGAAACACAATTAAATAATAAAGGTTTTGGACGTATAACAAGCTCTACTGCTAAATCTAAAACAAGCAAGAAAAAGAAACGTTAA
- a CDS encoding 16S rRNA (uracil(1498)-N(3))-methyltransferase produces MTQLQRITIKPEQFQGEQILLTSEQLHYLLRVLRLEDGDRFIAMDGMGKWWLTQINHQQGQILELLQPETESPINITLLISLPKNGFDDVIRYCTELGVTCIAPVMSDRSLLKPSSHKQERWQKIAQEAAEQSERAIVPTILEPVKFITAIGKDVSKQKFICEARGSYPHLKNTIDTQQPLTIAIGPEGGWTDAEIKNAMEAKFQPVSLGKRILRAVTAPIVALSIVASELESD; encoded by the coding sequence ATGACACAACTGCAACGTATTACCATCAAACCTGAGCAATTCCAAGGAGAGCAGATATTACTTACCTCGGAGCAATTGCATTATCTGTTACGGGTACTGCGTTTAGAGGATGGCGATCGCTTCATTGCTATGGATGGTATGGGAAAATGGTGGCTAACTCAAATCAACCATCAACAGGGGCAAATTTTAGAATTATTGCAACCAGAAACTGAGTCACCTATAAATATTACTTTACTAATTTCCCTCCCCAAAAACGGTTTTGATGATGTTATCCGTTATTGTACTGAGCTAGGTGTAACTTGTATTGCTCCCGTGATGAGCGATCGCAGCTTACTAAAACCCAGCTCTCACAAGCAGGAACGCTGGCAAAAAATCGCCCAAGAGGCAGCAGAGCAATCAGAAAGGGCAATTGTTCCTACTATCCTAGAACCAGTGAAATTTATTACCGCTATAGGTAAGGATGTATCAAAGCAAAAGTTTATCTGTGAAGCTAGGGGCAGCTATCCCCATTTAAAAAATACCATAGATACCCAACAACCATTAACCATTGCGATCGGACCTGAGGGAGGATGGACAGATGCAGAGATAAAAAATGCTATGGAGGCGAAATTTCAACCAGTATCCCTAGGAAAGCGCATTCTCAGAGCAGTTACAGCCCCTATAGTAGCTCTTTCTATTGTTGCCAGTGAATTAGAATCTGATTAA
- a CDS encoding M48 family metallopeptidase, whose product MLEQVAAALENKDYKTAAKLLKILSQESPENPWVRCYIGKLQEVSGKYTEAEKIYRQLLRNTTNNKIILAARQGLQRLQEISQEERLRAISQATSNPNGTEQGVLILEPLASDAKAVAAQKFAKIMHIDPYSARLLLPSRAWRLYRSGAIGELEFYGQQLRQAEIPCFWTELSAVSQIQVFQVNYFSESSPSKATVICHNADNQKGSISLQWQEVSTRVQGLLPIFEEVVDRDVRGKLERKIQIQDYWQFCDLHLPHRHCLLRISDNSYNYQQDLNLASEANKNTIRINWNKFQKWLDGQIPQVKTWSDFTTFAETALDQTEIINKIPSHIEIFRREPSNWDNAFHLYSGLVFAKNIIKPKG is encoded by the coding sequence ATGCTTGAGCAAGTCGCTGCTGCTTTAGAAAACAAAGACTATAAAACTGCTGCCAAATTACTTAAAATACTATCCCAGGAATCTCCGGAAAATCCCTGGGTACGTTGTTATATCGGCAAATTGCAAGAAGTCTCTGGCAAATATACAGAAGCAGAAAAAATCTATCGTCAGTTGTTGCGGAACACGACAAATAATAAGATTATTCTGGCTGCTCGTCAGGGTTTACAAAGACTGCAAGAAATATCTCAGGAAGAGCGATTACGAGCAATCTCTCAAGCAACATCAAACCCCAATGGTACAGAACAGGGTGTCTTAATTTTAGAGCCTCTTGCCAGTGATGCCAAAGCTGTTGCAGCCCAAAAATTTGCTAAAATCATGCACATAGACCCTTACAGTGCCAGGTTATTACTTCCTAGCCGTGCTTGGCGTTTATATCGTAGTGGGGCGATCGGTGAGTTAGAATTTTATGGTCAACAATTGCGTCAAGCGGAAATCCCCTGTTTTTGGACAGAATTAAGCGCAGTTTCCCAAATTCAGGTTTTTCAAGTTAATTATTTTTCTGAGTCTAGCCCCTCCAAGGCTACAGTTATTTGCCATAATGCTGATAATCAGAAAGGTTCTATTAGCCTCCAATGGCAAGAGGTAAGTACCAGAGTTCAAGGTTTATTACCCATCTTTGAAGAGGTTGTAGATAGGGATGTACGTGGTAAATTAGAACGCAAAATCCAAATCCAAGATTATTGGCAATTCTGCGATTTACATTTACCCCACAGACATTGTTTACTGAGAATCTCTGATAATAGCTACAACTATCAACAAGATTTAAATTTAGCCTCAGAAGCGAATAAAAATACCATCCGCATTAACTGGAATAAATTTCAAAAATGGCTAGATGGGCAAATACCCCAGGTAAAAACTTGGTCTGATTTTACTACTTTTGCGGAAACTGCTCTAGACCAAACAGAAATTATCAATAAAATTCCCTCCCACATCGAGATATTTCGTCGAGAACCAAGCAACTGGGATAATGCATTTCATCTTTACAGTGGCTTAGTTTTTGCCAAAAATATCATCAAGCCAAAAGGGTGA
- a CDS encoding TldD/PmbA family protein, which produces MFSELKQAIAQIHLPIDWLGIRVVKETSSIRSFRDALPQNSGKYSTIGAMVEVIVKGCIGYSATNSLDLSGLQAAAETAYNQALAASEWWIYPFPANTARPPVVGEYISPYRDAFDTFSTGELNDCLVQICQTLKVSDKVVQTTATANITERESWFASSNGSQVYQKFMFVSSHYGATAQDGAIVQQRSNNGWQAHCYQGGIELFHQADLWERVRKIGEESVELLTAMECPDTRTNLVLAPDQMMLQIHESVGHPLEIDRILGDERNYAGGSFVNTQDFGNLVYGSPLMNITFDPTVPGEFASYSFDDTGAVATREYVIKEGVLMRGLGSLESQARASVPGVACARASSWNRPAIDRMANLNLEAGNASFAEIIGEIEHGVYMESNRSWSIDDRRYKFQFGCEYGKLIENGKLTKTLRNPNYRATTPEFWHSLAKIGNSSTWQMYGTPYCGKGEPNQAIWVGHGSPICLFTDVEVFGGGS; this is translated from the coding sequence ATGTTCTCAGAATTAAAACAGGCGATCGCCCAAATTCATCTCCCTATCGATTGGCTCGGAATTCGTGTAGTTAAAGAAACTTCTAGTATTCGTAGCTTCCGTGATGCCTTACCTCAAAATAGTGGCAAGTATTCTACCATCGGAGCCATGGTGGAGGTGATTGTCAAGGGGTGTATCGGCTATAGTGCAACGAATTCCTTAGATTTAAGTGGCTTACAGGCAGCCGCAGAAACTGCGTATAACCAAGCACTCGCTGCTAGTGAATGGTGGATTTATCCCTTTCCTGCAAATACCGCTCGTCCTCCCGTTGTCGGGGAATACATCTCTCCCTATCGAGACGCTTTCGATACATTCTCCACCGGGGAACTTAATGACTGTTTAGTACAGATTTGTCAAACTCTGAAAGTTTCTGACAAAGTTGTGCAAACGACAGCAACAGCAAATATTACCGAACGTGAATCTTGGTTTGCCAGCAGCAATGGCTCTCAGGTGTATCAAAAATTCATGTTTGTTAGTAGCCACTATGGAGCGACTGCCCAGGATGGAGCCATTGTACAACAGCGCAGCAATAATGGTTGGCAGGCACATTGCTATCAAGGCGGTATAGAGCTTTTCCATCAAGCTGACTTGTGGGAGCGGGTACGTAAAATTGGTGAAGAGTCAGTAGAATTGCTGACTGCGATGGAATGTCCAGATACTCGAACCAACTTAGTTCTGGCTCCTGACCAAATGATGTTACAAATTCATGAAAGTGTGGGGCATCCCCTAGAAATTGACCGAATTTTGGGAGATGAGCGCAACTATGCTGGCGGTAGTTTTGTCAATACTCAAGATTTTGGCAACTTAGTTTATGGCTCTCCCTTGATGAATATTACCTTTGACCCCACTGTTCCTGGTGAATTTGCTAGTTACAGTTTTGATGATACGGGGGCTGTGGCAACAAGGGAATACGTCATTAAGGAAGGTGTCTTAATGCGTGGTTTGGGTAGCTTAGAAAGTCAGGCAAGAGCTAGTGTACCAGGAGTAGCCTGTGCCCGCGCTTCTTCTTGGAATCGTCCAGCTATTGACAGGATGGCTAACTTAAATTTGGAAGCGGGAAATGCCAGTTTTGCGGAAATCATTGGCGAGATTGAGCATGGTGTCTATATGGAGTCTAATCGCTCTTGGTCAATAGACGATCGCCGTTATAAATTCCAATTTGGTTGCGAGTATGGCAAGTTAATTGAAAACGGCAAACTCACAAAAACCCTGCGTAACCCCAACTATCGGGCAACTACCCCGGAATTTTGGCACAGTTTAGCCAAGATTGGTAATTCATCCACTTGGCAGATGTATGGAACTCCTTATTGTGGTAAGGGAGAGCCTAACCAGGCAATTTGGGTTGGACATGGTTCTCCCATTTGTCTATTTACTGATGTTGAAGTCTTTGGTGGAGGGAGTTAG